From one Flavobacterium sp. N502536 genomic stretch:
- a CDS encoding RagB/SusD family nutrient uptake outer membrane protein → MNNIKNIKVLFALLLLISLSSCDEFLSEVPDNRTQINTPEKISELLVNAYPQASYMDLAETMSDNVADAELNNASVKSTQSYNWEMQDETNIDTQAFYWDACYRAVAHANQALKSIEELGSPATLNPQKGEALIARAYAHFMLVTFWSQRYNPATAGTDLGIPYVKEPETSLLKNYTRNTVQEVFDFIQRDIEEGLPLVTNNYKEPKFHFNIEAAKAFASRFYLVKGDWDNVIKISEGLGSKPVTKIKDYATLANLAPDVQFIEYSRSSLTSNLLVASPNTLIGRSAGGSNFYLTDPKQTELFRGTNPFGKAWVYDFYSYNSSRTLFTPKFEEYFKYTNLTANIGIAYAGIVLLSNDEFYLNRIEALVMKGRTAEANTELEFFLGTRTTGYNATTDKLTEARITTLYPVIADELTPFYTMTPVQTSYVKAIAETRRRDFVHEGLRWLDVKRFNIVVSHATFGKPTITLTKDDKRRALQIPLSASNYGVVKNPR, encoded by the coding sequence ATGAACAATATAAAAAATATAAAGGTGCTTTTTGCTTTACTATTACTGATCAGTCTTAGTAGTTGTGATGAATTCCTGTCTGAAGTACCTGATAACAGAACACAAATTAATACACCTGAAAAAATTTCAGAACTATTAGTAAATGCTTACCCTCAGGCTTCTTATATGGATTTGGCAGAAACAATGTCGGATAACGTAGCAGATGCCGAATTGAACAACGCAAGTGTAAAAAGCACGCAAAGTTACAATTGGGAAATGCAGGACGAGACCAACATAGATACTCAGGCGTTTTATTGGGACGCTTGTTACAGAGCTGTCGCACATGCTAATCAGGCTCTAAAATCGATTGAGGAATTAGGAAGCCCTGCAACTTTAAATCCACAAAAAGGCGAGGCTTTAATTGCCAGAGCTTATGCTCACTTTATGCTGGTTACTTTTTGGTCGCAGCGATACAATCCGGCTACCGCTGGAACTGACCTGGGAATTCCTTATGTTAAAGAACCGGAAACTTCCTTATTAAAAAATTACACCAGAAATACGGTACAGGAAGTATTTGATTTTATTCAGAGAGATATAGAAGAAGGTCTTCCATTGGTAACAAACAACTACAAAGAACCAAAATTTCACTTTAACATAGAAGCTGCTAAAGCATTTGCGAGCCGTTTTTATTTGGTAAAGGGAGACTGGGACAATGTTATCAAAATTTCAGAAGGTCTTGGTTCTAAACCGGTAACAAAAATTAAAGATTATGCAACCTTAGCAAATTTGGCTCCGGATGTACAATTTATAGAGTATTCCAGATCGTCATTAACATCCAATTTATTAGTAGCCTCTCCAAATACACTAATTGGAAGATCTGCTGGTGGAAGCAACTTTTACCTAACTGATCCTAAACAGACAGAGCTTTTTAGAGGTACAAATCCTTTTGGAAAGGCATGGGTATATGACTTTTATAGCTACAATAGCAGTAGAACATTGTTTACACCAAAATTTGAAGAATACTTTAAATACACCAATTTAACAGCCAATATTGGAATTGCTTACGCGGGAATAGTGCTTTTATCTAACGACGAATTTTATCTGAATCGTATCGAAGCATTAGTAATGAAAGGCAGAACAGCAGAAGCAAATACAGAATTGGAGTTCTTTTTAGGTACCAGAACAACAGGTTATAACGCTACAACAGATAAACTGACTGAAGCAAGAATAACGACATTATATCCTGTAATAGCAGACGAACTTACTCCGTTTTATACAATGACCCCTGTACAGACTTCTTATGTAAAAGCAATTGCAGAGACGCGTAGAAGAGATTTTGTTCATGAAGGATTAAGATGGCTTGATGTAAAACGCTTTAATATTGTTGTAAGCCATGCGACTTTTGGTAAGCCGACAATTACATTAACTAAAGATGATAAGCGTCGCGCATTGCAAATACCGTTAAGCGCATCTAACTACGGAGTAGTAAAAAATCCGAGATAA
- a CDS encoding SusC/RagA family TonB-linked outer membrane protein — translation MKKPVVKQRLLHRIMKITLFQFILALVFSSVAMANDVNGQKKLDTKVTINVTNLTLDNTLSKLQKSANVKFSYNSRLPQLNQKVSIDANDETLSSVLNRILLPFNITYTEVSNQIILQKSTAADPFAGTEAGNSLFEILTAAGPIIKGTVTDVSGSPLPGATVLVKGTKIAVLTDFDGKFSIEMPTNSTALVISYVGMETKEIGIGNTTPTVVLNEAGQNLKEVVVTTGYEKTSKRTFTGAISKISGAELKVDGVVDISRMIEGKAAGVTVQNVTGTFGTAPKITVRGSSSIFGDTKPLWVIDGVVQEDIINISFADLASGNSETLLSSSVAGLNSNDIQSIEILKDASATSIYGSRSLNGVVVVTTKQGRRDSPLKVAYSVENTVRTVPNYSQYDILNSQESMSILKEMEQKGFLDVPSTLQGRYGGVYNILSRAINTYVPETGGYLVNNDPVSRNNFLRKYELANTDWFKVLFRPSITQNHSLSFSGGGKNNTFYASLGYYTDPGWTIADNVKQLSSNIKGTFYINDNLNITMSTLASVRDQQAPGTYESQQDVVFGNVTRDFDINPFNYVLSTSRTLRPYDENRNLEYYRNNWAPMNIINELQNNILDIKVKDIRFQLDLDYKINKNLSYNLTGSARYANTTREHKIYENSNVVGAYKAGTEYGADGVNTTVRNANIFLYKDPEDLTAPPISVLPHGGFLRKFTNGLTSYNIRNSITYRNTLNEKHELEGFFGTELRSLDRNSDNFTAAGLQYDKGLTAFTDPKLIEKIINEGNSYYGFNAERERTVGFFGKVGYTYDRRYTGSITGRYDGSNRQGNSGSSRWLPTYTFSGKWNVTEEQFMKNLPKINNLALRASYGLTATAGPATNSLAIYRSFITDRLGIPDRENGINIDELQNGDLTWEKQFETNIGVDLGMFNNRVQFVADVYSRKAFDLVDYVVTSGIGGQRVKQGNNANMETKGLELGITTQNIVSKDFKWSTTLNFSVFNQEITKLENKPSAFDLVDGNGGNAIGHPRNSIFSYQFTGLNNQGLPTFLLQDGATSNVTGSNFQDTENVTDYLKYEGSIEPNKSVGLANTFTYKRWSLYVFIVGSGGNKVRLNPSYSSQYDDLTVFTKDFTNRWINPGDEQYTDVPVIADQRLITNYGGINTLGRAYNTYNYSDVRIADGDFVRLKNVSLSWEFPKDFQRKLGVSNFTLKASAVNPWLIYSDKKLNGQDPEFRNTGGVAFPITTQYSFSLNLSF, via the coding sequence ACGTAAAATTTTCGTACAATTCAAGACTACCACAACTAAATCAAAAAGTGAGTATAGACGCTAATGATGAAACATTATCAAGTGTCCTGAATCGAATTTTATTACCATTTAATATTACTTATACCGAAGTTAGTAACCAAATTATCCTGCAAAAAAGCACAGCAGCAGATCCTTTTGCGGGTACTGAAGCAGGAAATTCTTTGTTTGAAATTTTAACGGCTGCGGGTCCAATTATCAAAGGTACTGTTACTGATGTGAGCGGAAGTCCGCTTCCGGGAGCTACTGTACTGGTAAAAGGAACAAAAATAGCGGTGCTGACGGATTTTGATGGTAAGTTCTCGATCGAAATGCCAACAAACAGTACTGCTTTGGTTATTTCTTATGTGGGAATGGAGACAAAAGAAATAGGAATCGGGAATACTACACCAACAGTTGTTCTGAATGAAGCAGGACAAAATCTAAAAGAAGTTGTAGTGACTACAGGTTATGAAAAAACATCAAAAAGGACTTTTACAGGAGCAATAAGTAAAATTTCAGGAGCTGAATTAAAAGTAGACGGAGTTGTAGATATCAGCAGAATGATTGAAGGAAAGGCTGCCGGAGTTACCGTACAAAACGTTACGGGAACATTTGGTACTGCTCCTAAAATTACTGTGCGTGGATCTTCTTCTATTTTTGGAGATACAAAACCTTTATGGGTAATTGATGGTGTTGTTCAGGAAGATATTATCAACATCTCTTTTGCAGATTTGGCTTCCGGAAATTCAGAAACCTTGTTAAGTTCATCTGTTGCAGGACTGAATTCAAATGATATTCAAAGTATAGAAATCTTAAAAGATGCTTCTGCAACTTCTATCTACGGATCAAGATCGTTAAATGGTGTTGTAGTAGTAACAACAAAACAAGGACGTAGAGATTCTCCTTTAAAAGTGGCTTATTCTGTTGAAAACACGGTAAGAACAGTTCCTAATTATTCCCAGTACGATATTCTAAATTCTCAGGAATCTATGAGTATCTTAAAAGAAATGGAACAAAAAGGATTTCTGGATGTGCCATCAACCTTACAGGGAAGATACGGAGGAGTGTACAACATTTTAAGCCGTGCTATTAATACTTATGTGCCTGAAACAGGAGGTTATTTAGTAAACAACGATCCGGTAAGCAGAAATAATTTCTTAAGAAAATATGAATTAGCTAATACAGACTGGTTTAAAGTTTTGTTCAGACCTTCTATTACCCAAAATCACTCTTTGAGCTTTTCGGGTGGAGGAAAAAACAATACTTTTTATGCCTCATTAGGTTATTATACCGATCCGGGATGGACTATTGCTGATAACGTTAAACAATTGTCATCAAACATTAAAGGGACATTTTACATTAATGACAATTTAAATATTACGATGTCAACACTGGCATCTGTGCGTGATCAGCAAGCTCCCGGAACCTATGAGAGCCAACAGGATGTGGTGTTTGGAAATGTAACGAGAGATTTTGATATCAACCCGTTTAACTATGTTTTAAGCACCAGCAGAACTTTAAGACCTTATGATGAAAATCGTAATCTGGAGTACTACAGAAACAACTGGGCTCCGATGAATATTATCAATGAACTTCAAAATAATATTCTGGATATTAAAGTAAAAGACATTCGTTTTCAATTGGATTTAGATTATAAAATCAACAAAAACCTGAGTTATAACCTTACAGGATCTGCCCGTTATGCCAATACAACAAGAGAGCATAAGATTTATGAAAACTCTAACGTAGTGGGTGCTTATAAAGCCGGTACAGAATACGGAGCTGACGGAGTAAATACAACGGTTAGAAATGCCAATATCTTTTTATACAAAGATCCTGAAGATTTGACTGCACCGCCAATTTCGGTATTGCCTCATGGAGGATTCTTAAGAAAATTTACAAACGGACTTACTTCTTATAATATCCGAAACAGCATAACGTACAGAAATACACTAAACGAAAAACATGAGTTAGAAGGTTTCTTTGGTACCGAATTGCGTTCATTGGACAGAAACAGTGACAATTTTACTGCAGCCGGACTTCAGTACGATAAAGGCTTAACAGCTTTTACAGATCCAAAATTGATTGAAAAAATCATCAACGAAGGAAACTCTTACTACGGATTTAATGCAGAAAGAGAGCGTACTGTTGGTTTCTTTGGAAAAGTAGGATATACTTACGATCGTCGTTATACGGGGTCTATTACCGGACGTTATGACGGATCTAACAGACAAGGAAACAGCGGGTCTTCAAGATGGCTGCCAACCTATACTTTTAGTGGTAAATGGAATGTTACTGAAGAGCAGTTCATGAAAAACCTTCCAAAAATTAACAACCTGGCTTTGAGAGCGTCGTACGGTTTAACTGCAACTGCGGGTCCTGCAACCAATTCATTAGCCATTTACAGAAGTTTTATTACAGATCGTTTAGGAATTCCTGACAGAGAAAACGGAATTAATATTGATGAATTGCAGAATGGCGATTTAACCTGGGAAAAACAATTTGAAACAAACATCGGAGTTGATTTAGGAATGTTTAACAACAGAGTTCAGTTTGTTGCAGATGTATACAGCCGTAAAGCATTTGATTTAGTTGATTATGTGGTGACTTCCGGAATCGGAGGGCAGCGAGTTAAACAAGGTAACAATGCCAACATGGAAACCAAAGGTCTTGAATTGGGTATTACCACTCAAAACATCGTTTCAAAAGATTTCAAATGGTCGACTACACTTAACTTCTCTGTGTTCAACCAGGAAATTACAAAATTAGAGAACAAACCATCGGCATTTGATTTAGTAGACGGAAACGGTGGAAACGCTATTGGACACCCAAGAAATTCAATCTTTTCTTACCAGTTTACAGGATTAAACAATCAGGGACTTCCAACCTTTCTTTTACAGGATGGAGCAACAAGTAATGTTACAGGATCTAATTTTCAGGATACCGAAAATGTTACGGATTATTTGAAATATGAAGGATCTATCGAACCAAACAAATCAGTTGGTTTAGCCAACACCTTTACTTACAAAAGATGGTCATTGTATGTATTTATCGTGGGATCAGGAGGAAACAAAGTTCGTTTAAATCCTTCTTATAGCAGCCAATACGATGATTTAACAGTATTTACAAAAGATTTTACCAACCGTTGGATCAATCCGGGTGACGAACAATATACAGATGTACCTGTAATTGCTGATCAACGTTTAATTACAAATTATGGCGGAATTAACACTTTAGGACGTGCTTACAATACGTATAATTATTCTGATGTGAGAATTGCTGATGGAGATTTTGTACGATTGAAAAACGTATCGTTAAGCTGGGAATTTCCTAAAGATTTTCAAAGAAAATTAGGAGTAAGCAATTTTACCTTAAAAGCTTCTGCGGTTAACCCTTGGTTAATTTATTCAGATAAGAAATTAAACGGACAAGATCCTGAGTTCCGTAATACGGGAGGTGTTGCTTTTCCAATCACAACACAATACAGTTTTTCACTAAACCTTTCATTCTAA